Proteins from one Gammaproteobacteria bacterium genomic window:
- a CDS encoding DUF481 domain-containing protein, with the protein MKRIATALILMSGSGVALADGWSGDVTAGLIMTSGNSETTTSNGKLKLAYVTGPWEHSSYLSFTQARDEEETTAERYTAGYKVDFSFTDTDYIYFAADWQKDLFASVRERTVETVGYGRRIFNTDAHQLDLEAGAGARQNEYAEPPDSRSDDFVGTAGLDYAWTISPTSKFTQTLLAEYGESNTYTESVSQLKLSIVGNLFAALAFTARHNSVVSEGNEKTDTETSINLSYEFGKANP; encoded by the coding sequence GTGAAACGTATCGCAACAGCCCTGATTCTCATGAGCGGATCGGGCGTGGCCCTGGCCGATGGATGGTCGGGCGACGTGACCGCTGGATTGATCATGACCAGCGGCAACAGCGAAACCACAACGTCCAACGGAAAGCTGAAGCTCGCGTATGTGACGGGGCCATGGGAGCATTCGTCCTACCTCTCGTTCACGCAGGCGCGTGACGAGGAGGAAACCACGGCGGAGCGTTACACGGCGGGCTACAAGGTGGACTTCAGTTTCACCGATACCGACTACATCTATTTCGCGGCCGACTGGCAGAAGGATCTGTTCGCGAGCGTGCGCGAACGCACCGTGGAAACGGTGGGCTATGGCCGCAGAATCTTCAACACGGATGCGCACCAGCTCGACCTCGAAGCCGGCGCCGGCGCGCGTCAGAACGAATATGCGGAGCCGCCAGACAGCCGCTCCGATGACTTTGTTGGCACGGCCGGGCTGGACTATGCCTGGACGATCAGCCCCACCAGCAAGTTCACGCAGACCTTGCTGGCCGAATACGGCGAGTCCAACACCTATACCGAATCGGTGTCACAGTTGAAGCTGTCGATCGTCGGCAATCTGTTCGCCGCCCTGGCGTTTACCGCGCGTCACAACAGCGTGGTCAGCGAGGGCAATGAAAAGACCGATACCGAGACCTCCATCAATCTGTCCTACGAGTTCGGCAAGGCCAACCCCTGA
- a CDS encoding NAD(P)H-dependent oxidoreductase subunit E has product MSHYRHHVFFCCNQRAPGERTCCNDKGATRVRDYAKKRIKQAGAAGVGKVRINMAGCLERCEEGPVIVVYPDNVWYSYVDEDDVDEIIDEHLLAGRPVPRLMLKD; this is encoded by the coding sequence ATGAGCCACTACCGCCACCACGTCTTCTTCTGCTGCAATCAGCGCGCGCCCGGGGAGCGGACCTGCTGCAATGACAAGGGCGCGACGCGGGTGCGCGATTACGCCAAGAAGCGGATCAAGCAGGCCGGAGCAGCCGGCGTGGGCAAGGTCCGCATCAATATGGCCGGATGCCTGGAACGCTGCGAGGAAGGCCCGGTGATCGTCGTGTATCCGGACAACGTCTGGTACTCCTACGTGGACGAAGACGACGTCGACGAGATCATCGACGAGCATCTGCTGGCCGGGCGGCCGGTGCCGCGGCTGATGCTCAAGGATTAG
- the mltF gene encoding membrane-bound lytic murein transglycosylase MltF translates to MKLRISPTIVIGKLIVLAIIAGIVLPITTCSPKVSILEQVRSTGTLRVATVNSPTTYYTGPLGDEGFEYDLAKGFAEALDVKLDLIVLDTVADVLEAVRTGSAQLGAAGLAVTENRRDYLRFTTPLRTIVPQLVYRMGENRPGDIDDLDESSQLVVVVKDSAHAEWLERLKRDHPDLAWEETDEFESEDLLVQVVEGRIGYTVANSDLVTINQRYYPQLRVAFALADKQDLAWALPSDAGPLFDAAQAYLNQLGETELGWLHDRYFGHIDRVGYLGAVALATHAESRLPRYRADFEAAAEKYGLDWRLLAAVGYQESVWDPQATSTTGVRGLMQITVQTAEFLGVADRLDPAEAIDGAARYLQSLRGRIPDEVQEPDRSWMMLAAYNMGMGHIIDVRKLTAAQGGDPNRWPDVRSRLPLLMQPKYYRDLKYGYARGREAVAYVGNIRTYYDMLVWITGGPQNLQNEPSPPPKPPQEPPDTSKPFDPLGIDTPVL, encoded by the coding sequence ATGAAGCTACGCATTTCGCCCACTATTGTGATCGGAAAACTGATTGTGCTCGCGATCATCGCCGGGATCGTTCTACCGATCACGACGTGTTCGCCGAAGGTTTCGATCCTCGAACAGGTCCGGTCCACCGGAACGCTGCGCGTGGCGACCGTCAACAGCCCCACCACCTACTACACCGGCCCGCTTGGCGATGAAGGCTTCGAGTACGATCTGGCCAAGGGTTTTGCGGAAGCCCTGGACGTCAAGCTGGATCTGATTGTGCTGGATACCGTGGCTGACGTACTCGAGGCAGTGCGCACCGGCAGCGCTCAACTTGGCGCGGCCGGTCTCGCGGTCACCGAGAATCGTCGAGACTACCTGCGTTTCACCACGCCCCTGCGAACCATCGTTCCGCAACTCGTGTACCGCATGGGCGAGAACCGCCCCGGGGACATTGACGATCTCGACGAGAGCAGCCAGCTGGTCGTCGTCGTCAAGGACAGCGCGCATGCCGAATGGCTGGAACGACTCAAGCGGGACCATCCGGACCTGGCCTGGGAGGAGACCGATGAGTTCGAATCCGAGGATTTGCTGGTGCAGGTGGTCGAGGGCCGCATCGGCTACACGGTGGCGAACTCCGATCTGGTGACGATCAATCAGCGCTATTACCCGCAGCTGCGGGTGGCATTCGCGTTGGCCGACAAGCAGGATCTCGCCTGGGCGCTGCCGAGCGACGCCGGGCCCTTGTTCGACGCGGCGCAGGCCTATCTGAACCAGCTCGGCGAAACCGAATTGGGCTGGCTGCACGACCGCTACTTCGGGCACATCGATCGCGTCGGCTACCTGGGCGCAGTGGCGCTGGCCACTCACGCCGAATCGCGCTTGCCGCGCTACCGCGCCGACTTCGAAGCCGCAGCGGAAAAGTATGGTCTGGACTGGCGTCTGCTGGCGGCGGTCGGCTATCAGGAATCGGTGTGGGACCCGCAAGCCACCAGCACTACCGGTGTGCGCGGGCTCATGCAGATCACCGTCCAGACCGCGGAATTTCTCGGCGTCGCCGATCGTCTCGACCCGGCCGAAGCGATCGACGGAGCGGCGCGATACCTGCAATCCCTCCGAGGCCGCATCCCGGACGAAGTGCAGGAACCGGACCGCAGCTGGATGATGCTGGCTGCCTACAACATGGGCATGGGACACATCATCGACGTACGCAAGCTCACCGCCGCGCAAGGCGGCGATCCGAACCGCTGGCCCGATGTCCGTTCGCGGCTGCCGCTGCTGATGCAGCCCAAGTACTACCGAGATCTGAAGTACGGCTATGCGCGTGGCCGCGAAGCCGTGGCCTATGTCGGAAACATCCGCACGTATTACGACATGCTGGTGTGGATCACCGGCGGCCCGCAGAACCTGCAGAACGAACCGTCACCGCCACCGAAGCCGCCGCAGGAACCACCCGACACGAGCAAACCGTTCGACCCTCTGGGCATCGATACGCCGGTGTTGTGA
- a CDS encoding amino acid dehydrogenase — translation MAIFTHPEFDGHELVAFHRDVRSGLSAIIAVHNSNLGKALGGCRMWPYASEAEAITDVLRLSRGMTYKAALANLPQGGGKSVIIGDPRRDKTPQMMRAMGQFVESLAGRYSIAEDSGTSVADIHEMAAVTRYVGGLADARAQAEGRTGDPSPATAYGVFVGLKAAVRHRLGRDDLADLHVAIQGVGNVGYRLARHLHEAGARLTVTDIHAPHVQRCVDEFGAVSVGMDEIYAVDAEVFAPCALGAILNDTTIPQLRPRIVAGAANNQLARPAHDAELKARGVLYAPDYVINAGGVIDIYYEGEAYRWDTVRQHLDRIGDTLRTIFERAELESGATGAIADLLAEERFKRV, via the coding sequence ATGGCGATCTTCACGCATCCCGAATTCGACGGACACGAACTGGTGGCCTTCCACCGCGACGTGAGGAGCGGCTTGTCCGCGATCATTGCGGTTCACAACAGCAATCTCGGCAAGGCGCTGGGGGGCTGCCGGATGTGGCCCTATGCCTCGGAGGCCGAGGCGATCACCGACGTGCTGCGGCTTTCCCGCGGGATGACCTACAAGGCGGCGCTGGCCAATCTGCCGCAGGGTGGCGGCAAGAGCGTGATCATCGGTGATCCGCGTCGTGACAAGACGCCGCAGATGATGCGCGCGATGGGGCAGTTCGTGGAGTCGCTCGCCGGGCGGTACTCCATTGCCGAGGATTCCGGCACCAGCGTCGCGGACATCCATGAAATGGCGGCCGTTACCCGTTATGTCGGCGGGCTTGCCGATGCGCGGGCGCAGGCAGAAGGCCGTACCGGCGATCCGTCCCCGGCCACGGCCTACGGCGTATTCGTCGGACTCAAGGCGGCGGTTCGCCATCGCCTCGGTCGCGACGATCTGGCGGATCTGCACGTCGCGATTCAAGGTGTCGGCAACGTCGGCTATCGTCTGGCGCGACATCTACACGAAGCCGGGGCGCGCCTCACCGTCACCGACATCCACGCGCCGCACGTGCAGCGCTGCGTCGATGAATTCGGAGCGGTATCGGTCGGCATGGACGAGATCTATGCCGTCGATGCCGAGGTGTTTGCTCCTTGCGCGCTGGGCGCGATTCTCAACGACACCACGATTCCACAGCTCAGGCCCCGCATCGTCGCGGGCGCCGCCAACAATCAGCTGGCGCGCCCTGCGCATGATGCGGAACTGAAGGCGCGCGGTGTTCTTTACGCGCCGGACTACGTCATCAACGCCGGCGGCGTCATCGACATTTACTACGAAGGCGAGGCTTATCGTTGGGATACGGTCCGACAGCACCTCGACCGGATCGGTGACACCCTGCGCACGATTTTCGAGCGTGCCGAGCTCGAAAGTGGCGCCACCGGCGCCATCGCGGATCTGCTGGCCGAAGAGCGTTTCAAGCGCGTCTAA
- a CDS encoding acetyl-CoA C-acyltransferase, which produces MSDPGSIVITSVARTPMGGMLGELAPLSAPQLGASAIRAAVERSGLKPEAIEEVIFGCCLIAGLGQAPARQAARGAGLPDSAGATQISKMCGSGLKAVMLSHDLIKAGTAGVMVAGGMESMSNAPYLLARARAGYRYGHNTVYDHMALDGLEDAYQTNRPMGVFAERAVERYEYTREDQDAFAIESLRRALAANQDGSFDFETTPVEVPGRGGSTTIRHDEQPGKARPDKIPLLKPAFEKGGTVTAANASSISDGAAAVVLMSQSESEKRGIAPLARIVGHASHARLPSEFTIAPVYAISALLERIGWTVGDVDLWEINEAFAVVTMAAMKEHELPHDIVNIHGGACALGHPIGASGARILTTLIGALRKTGGRRGIASLCIGGGEAVAVAIEMY; this is translated from the coding sequence ATGTCAGACCCAGGCTCCATCGTCATCACCTCCGTCGCGCGCACGCCCATGGGCGGCATGCTCGGGGAATTGGCCCCGCTGAGCGCCCCGCAACTGGGCGCGAGCGCGATCCGCGCCGCCGTGGAACGGTCGGGGCTGAAACCCGAGGCCATCGAAGAAGTGATCTTCGGCTGCTGCCTGATCGCCGGCCTGGGACAGGCGCCGGCGCGCCAGGCTGCGCGCGGCGCCGGTCTGCCGGACAGCGCCGGCGCCACGCAGATCAGCAAGATGTGCGGTTCGGGGCTCAAGGCCGTGATGCTGTCGCATGACCTGATCAAGGCCGGCACGGCCGGGGTGATGGTGGCCGGCGGCATGGAAAGCATGAGCAACGCCCCGTATCTGCTGGCGCGTGCCCGTGCCGGCTACCGCTACGGCCACAACACCGTCTACGACCACATGGCATTGGACGGACTCGAAGACGCCTATCAGACGAACAGGCCGATGGGCGTATTCGCCGAACGTGCCGTGGAACGCTACGAGTACACCCGCGAGGACCAGGACGCCTTCGCGATCGAGTCCCTGCGCCGCGCCCTGGCCGCCAATCAGGACGGTAGCTTCGATTTCGAGACCACCCCGGTTGAGGTGCCCGGCAGAGGCGGATCGACCACGATCCGTCACGACGAGCAACCGGGCAAGGCGCGCCCGGACAAGATCCCGTTGCTCAAGCCGGCGTTCGAAAAGGGGGGCACCGTCACCGCCGCCAATGCCAGTTCGATCTCGGACGGCGCCGCAGCCGTGGTGCTGATGAGCCAGTCGGAATCCGAAAAGCGTGGTATTGCGCCGCTCGCACGGATCGTCGGCCACGCCTCGCATGCGCGTCTGCCTTCGGAATTCACGATCGCGCCGGTGTACGCGATCAGCGCGCTGCTGGAGCGGATCGGCTGGACGGTCGGCGATGTCGACCTCTGGGAGATCAACGAGGCGTTCGCGGTGGTCACGATGGCGGCGATGAAGGAACACGAGTTGCCGCACGACATCGTCAACATCCACGGCGGTGCCTGCGCGCTGGGCCATCCCATCGGCGCCAGCGGCGCGCGCATTCTGACCACGCTGATCGGCGCGTTGCGCAAGACCGGCGGCCGCCGAGGTATCGCCTCGCTGTGCATCGGTGGCGGCGAAGCGGTCGCAGTCGCGATCGAGATGTACTGA
- a CDS encoding Uma2 family endonuclease, with amino-acid sequence MQTTQAQGQAPKRHLHTVRDYYLMAQAGILRPEDRTELIDGEVIDMAPIGSAHASVVDKLIWLFQSALRNHAILRVQNPIQLNDLSQPQPDIALLKPTPDFYRDAHPQAADVLLLIEVADSSLDYDRNTKLALYARHAIPEVWLVDLPASRVERWLRPDSKAYQTQDILSGLVAPGLLPGCSIDISALF; translated from the coding sequence ATGCAAACGACGCAGGCACAGGGGCAGGCGCCCAAGCGCCATCTGCATACCGTCAGGGACTACTACCTGATGGCGCAGGCCGGCATCCTGCGGCCGGAAGATCGCACGGAGTTGATCGACGGGGAGGTCATCGACATGGCACCGATCGGAAGTGCGCACGCAAGCGTCGTCGACAAATTGATCTGGCTATTTCAGTCCGCTTTAAGAAACCACGCCATCCTGCGCGTGCAGAACCCGATCCAACTCAACGACCTCTCCCAGCCCCAGCCCGATATCGCGCTGCTCAAGCCGACGCCCGATTTCTATCGCGACGCCCATCCGCAGGCCGCCGACGTGCTGCTGCTGATCGAAGTGGCTGATTCCAGCCTCGACTACGACCGCAACACCAAACTGGCCCTGTACGCGCGGCACGCGATTCCGGAAGTCTGGCTGGTGGACCTGCCGGCCTCGCGAGTGGAGCGCTGGCTACGGCCCGACTCCAAGGCTTACCAGACGCAGGACATTCTTTCCGGCCTCGTCGCACCGGGACTGCTGCCCGGCTGTAGCATCGATATCAGCGCTTTGTTCTGA
- a CDS encoding aminotransferase class V-fold PLP-dependent enzyme, producing MSTELDIEFVRTQFPAFAEPSLAGTAFFENAGGSYACRQVIDRLGEYYRRLKVQPYGGYAASREAGQWMDQAYERLAPYLGVPPEWLHFGPSTSQNTYVLAQAARKRLRRGDEIIVSQQDHEANGGVWRHLSDDGVVVRNWNVDSRSGRLDPAALAALITPRTRLLAFPHCSNIVAEINPVRAIVAQARAAGVWTVVDAVSYAGHGLADLAELDVDAYLFSMYKTFGPHQGLMALRPAFLDWLGNEGHYFNAKQPRKRMVPAGPDHAQVAAAAGVAEYFDALDAHHFPSADPARRARRIRALLEAAEWPLLQKLLDAVKDHPALRLLGPADAARRAATVALQVTSGSPADVVAKLAERGIMAGSGHFYSVRLLEAMGLAPDPGVLRLSFVHYTSAADVDRLIDALNVVLPR from the coding sequence ATGTCGACCGAACTTGATATCGAATTCGTGCGTACGCAATTTCCCGCGTTCGCCGAACCCAGCCTCGCAGGCACCGCGTTCTTCGAGAATGCCGGTGGCTCCTACGCCTGCCGCCAGGTGATCGATCGCCTTGGCGAGTACTACCGGCGCTTGAAGGTTCAGCCGTATGGCGGCTACGCAGCGTCCCGCGAGGCGGGGCAGTGGATGGACCAGGCCTACGAACGGCTCGCGCCGTATCTCGGCGTGCCGCCCGAGTGGCTGCACTTCGGTCCGTCGACCTCGCAGAACACCTACGTGCTGGCTCAGGCTGCGCGCAAGCGCCTGCGGCGCGGTGACGAGATCATCGTCAGTCAGCAGGACCATGAAGCCAATGGCGGCGTCTGGCGGCATCTGTCTGACGACGGTGTGGTGGTCCGCAATTGGAACGTGGACTCGCGCAGCGGCCGCCTGGACCCTGCGGCGCTGGCGGCGCTGATCACGCCGCGCACACGGCTGCTGGCGTTTCCGCATTGCTCGAACATCGTCGCCGAGATCAATCCGGTGCGGGCAATCGTGGCGCAGGCCCGCGCAGCCGGCGTGTGGACCGTGGTCGACGCCGTGTCCTACGCCGGCCACGGTTTGGCGGATCTTGCGGAGCTGGATGTCGACGCCTATCTGTTTTCGATGTACAAGACCTTCGGTCCGCATCAGGGGCTGATGGCGCTGCGCCCGGCGTTCCTGGACTGGCTCGGGAATGAAGGCCATTACTTCAACGCCAAGCAGCCTCGCAAACGCATGGTGCCGGCAGGGCCCGATCATGCGCAGGTCGCGGCGGCGGCCGGTGTCGCCGAGTATTTCGACGCGCTGGATGCGCACCATTTTCCCTCGGCCGACCCCGCGCGCCGCGCACGGCGCATTCGGGCCTTGCTGGAGGCTGCCGAATGGCCACTGCTGCAGAAACTGCTGGATGCGGTGAAGGATCATCCGGCACTGCGCCTGCTCGGGCCGGCGGACGCGGCGCGGCGCGCAGCGACCGTGGCGCTTCAGGTGACCAGCGGTTCGCCGGCCGATGTGGTCGCCAAGCTGGCCGAACGCGGAATCATGGCCGGCTCCGGACACTTCTATTCGGTGCGTCTGCTCGAAGCGATGGGTCTTGCGCCCGATCCCGGGGTGCTGAGACTGTCGTTCGTGCACTACACCAGCGCGGCCGACGTCGATCGGCTGATCGACGCCCTGAACGTCGTGCTGCCGCGCTGA
- a CDS encoding MBL fold metallo-hydrolase — protein sequence MRFALLGSGSKGNAALFSCQDTHVLLDCGFSVQESTRRLQRLGVEPESLAAIVVTHEHSDHLGGVARVARRYGLPVWMTRGTHAVWNDVDVPCIEHFDPHTPFAIGDLEMSPYPVPHDAREPAQFVVGNGATCIGVLSDAGSVTPHMCRMLQACDSLLIEFNHDSAMLANGPYPESLKRRVAGAYGHLSNMQAADLLRRIDTSRLQHVVLTHLSEKNNTPELALTAGAEALGCETHWLVAAEQDLGLAWREIS from the coding sequence TTGCGCTTCGCTTTGCTGGGGAGCGGCAGCAAGGGTAACGCCGCCCTGTTTTCCTGCCAGGACACCCATGTGCTGCTGGACTGCGGATTCTCGGTACAGGAGTCCACGCGACGTTTGCAGCGGCTCGGCGTGGAACCCGAGAGTCTGGCGGCGATCGTGGTCACGCACGAGCATTCCGATCATCTTGGTGGCGTCGCGCGGGTGGCCCGGCGCTACGGTTTGCCGGTCTGGATGACGCGCGGAACCCATGCCGTCTGGAATGACGTCGACGTGCCGTGCATCGAACATTTCGATCCGCACACCCCCTTCGCGATCGGTGATCTGGAAATGTCACCGTATCCGGTCCCGCATGATGCGCGTGAACCGGCGCAGTTCGTGGTCGGCAACGGTGCGACCTGCATTGGCGTGCTGTCCGATGCGGGCAGCGTCACGCCGCATATGTGCCGGATGCTGCAGGCCTGTGATTCCTTGTTGATCGAGTTCAATCATGACAGCGCCATGCTCGCCAATGGGCCGTATCCGGAGTCGCTCAAGCGCCGGGTCGCCGGCGCCTACGGGCACCTTTCGAACATGCAGGCGGCCGATCTGTTGAGACGCATCGACACTTCGCGCCTGCAGCATGTGGTGTTGACGCACCTTTCCGAAAAGAACAACACGCCCGAGCTGGCGCTGACCGCCGGAGCGGAGGCGCTGGGTTGCGAGACGCATTGGCTGGTCGCAGCCGAGCAGGACCTGGGCCTGGCCTGGCGTGAAATTTCCTGA
- a CDS encoding GIY-YIG nuclease family protein, translating into MFYVYLLESESVAGQRYIGYTRDLRARLRAHNAGLAGHSAKFVPWRLVFYSAFSSEQKAHDFERYLKTGSGQAFASKRFW; encoded by the coding sequence GTGTTTTACGTCTATCTACTGGAGAGCGAATCGGTTGCGGGCCAACGCTATATTGGCTACACACGCGATTTGAGGGCGCGCCTGCGAGCTCACAATGCGGGTCTTGCGGGGCACAGTGCGAAATTCGTCCCTTGGAGACTGGTCTTCTATTCCGCTTTTTCGAGCGAGCAGAAAGCCCACGATTTCGAGCGCTACCTCAAAACGGGCTCTGGACAGGCATTTGCGTCCAAAAGATTTTGGTAG
- the leuS gene encoding leucine--tRNA ligase, which produces MQQEYSPRDVEHGAQAFWNENESFKAREDAAREKFYCLSMFPYPSGRLHMGHVRNYTIGDVITRYQRMLGRNVLQPIGFDAFGLPAENAAMKNGVPPAQWTYSNIDYMCGQLKQLGIAYDWDRRLATCEPSYYRWQQWFFIQLYQQGLVYKKASIVNWDPVDQTVLANEQVIDGRGWRSGAVVEQREIPQWFLKITDYADELLSELDQLPDWPDAVKTMQANWIGRSEGLEIDFRLADRDEHITVFTTRPDTLYGVSFVSVAAQHPLALEAAARSESVAAFVDETRKTDVQEATLETMEKRGVPLGIDVIHPLTGERVPVWAANFVLMNYGTGCVMAVPAHDQRDWEFATAYGLPKTPVIGPDAQTPADISEAAFTDKATTQNSAEFSGLRFEQAFDAIASRLEAQGQGRRRVNYRLRDWGVSRQRYWGCPIPVVYCEACGAVPVPDDQLPVVLPEHLVPDGRGNPLLREESFVNCECPNCGKPARRETDTFDTFVDSSWYYARFACADQNEKMLDDRAKYWLPVDQYIGGIEHAILHLLYARFFTKAMRDNGLVDTPEPFARLLTQGMVLAESFYRTTANGGREWIAPGDIEVERDAKGGMLGARLKADGSVVQSDGMGTMSKSKNNGVDPNRIIESHGADALRLFMMFTAPPEQTLEWSDAGIDGAARFLKRLWKRVLGHTAGGAAPPLNVSALDSAQKELRRKLHETLRKIEDDFSRRHTFNTAIAGCMELLNALYKFDDASDNGRAVTQETLEVLVLVLAPIVPHLSHVLWNELGHPDAVIDAQWPRHDPAALVADTVKLVVQVNGKLRGHIEVAADATQETILDAALAEENVKKFVGEQTLRKKIVVPGKLVSLVV; this is translated from the coding sequence ATGCAGCAGGAATATTCACCGCGCGACGTCGAACACGGCGCCCAGGCGTTCTGGAACGAGAACGAGTCCTTCAAGGCGCGCGAGGACGCGGCGCGCGAGAAGTTCTATTGCCTTTCGATGTTCCCGTACCCGAGCGGGCGGCTGCACATGGGGCATGTGCGCAATTACACGATCGGCGACGTGATCACGCGCTATCAGCGCATGCTCGGCAGGAATGTGCTGCAGCCGATCGGCTTCGATGCCTTCGGCCTGCCGGCCGAGAACGCGGCGATGAAGAACGGCGTGCCGCCGGCGCAGTGGACGTATTCCAATATCGACTACATGTGCGGCCAGCTCAAGCAGCTGGGCATCGCCTATGACTGGGATCGGCGCCTGGCGACCTGTGAGCCTTCGTATTACCGCTGGCAGCAGTGGTTCTTCATCCAGCTCTACCAGCAGGGCCTGGTCTACAAGAAGGCCTCGATCGTGAACTGGGATCCGGTCGACCAGACGGTGCTGGCCAATGAGCAGGTGATCGACGGACGCGGCTGGCGTTCCGGCGCCGTGGTGGAGCAGCGCGAGATTCCGCAGTGGTTCCTGAAGATCACGGACTACGCGGACGAGCTGCTGTCCGAACTGGACCAGTTGCCGGACTGGCCGGACGCGGTCAAGACCATGCAGGCCAACTGGATCGGTCGCTCCGAAGGTCTGGAGATCGACTTCCGGCTGGCCGATCGCGACGAACACATCACCGTGTTCACCACGCGTCCGGACACACTCTATGGCGTGAGCTTCGTTTCGGTGGCGGCGCAGCATCCTCTGGCGCTGGAAGCAGCGGCGCGCAGCGAGTCGGTGGCCGCCTTCGTCGACGAAACCAGGAAGACCGACGTGCAGGAGGCCACGCTGGAAACCATGGAAAAGCGCGGCGTGCCCCTGGGCATCGACGTGATCCATCCGCTGACCGGCGAACGGGTGCCGGTGTGGGCGGCGAATTTCGTATTGATGAACTACGGTACGGGTTGCGTCATGGCGGTGCCGGCGCATGACCAGCGCGATTGGGAATTCGCCACGGCCTACGGGCTGCCGAAGACGCCGGTGATCGGACCGGATGCGCAGACGCCGGCCGACATTTCGGAGGCAGCATTTACCGACAAGGCCACGACGCAGAATTCCGCTGAGTTCTCGGGGCTGAGATTTGAGCAAGCCTTCGATGCGATCGCATCCCGTCTGGAGGCGCAGGGGCAGGGCAGGCGCCGCGTGAACTACCGTCTGCGCGACTGGGGCGTTTCGCGACAGCGTTACTGGGGCTGCCCGATTCCGGTGGTGTACTGCGAGGCCTGTGGCGCGGTGCCGGTGCCGGACGATCAGCTGCCGGTGGTGCTGCCGGAGCATCTGGTGCCGGATGGCCGTGGCAACCCGTTGCTGCGCGAGGAGTCCTTCGTCAACTGCGAATGCCCCAACTGCGGCAAGCCGGCACGGCGCGAGACCGATACCTTCGACACCTTCGTGGATTCGAGCTGGTACTACGCGCGATTTGCCTGCGCCGACCAGAACGAGAAGATGCTGGATGATCGTGCCAAATACTGGCTGCCGGTGGACCAGTACATCGGCGGCATCGAGCATGCAATCCTGCACCTGCTGTACGCCCGTTTCTTCACCAAGGCGATGCGCGACAACGGTCTGGTCGATACGCCGGAGCCGTTCGCGCGTTTGCTGACGCAGGGCATGGTGCTGGCCGAATCGTTTTACCGGACCACCGCCAATGGCGGGCGTGAATGGATCGCGCCGGGCGACATCGAAGTGGAGCGCGACGCCAAGGGCGGCATGCTCGGCGCCCGGCTGAAGGCCGACGGTTCGGTGGTGCAGTCCGACGGCATGGGCACCATGTCCAAGTCCAAGAACAATGGCGTGGACCCGAATCGGATCATCGAGAGCCACGGGGCGGATGCGCTGCGCCTGTTCATGATGTTCACCGCGCCGCCGGAGCAGACGCTGGAATGGTCGGACGCCGGCATCGACGGCGCAGCGCGCTTTCTCAAGCGCTTGTGGAAGCGCGTCCTGGGCCACACGGCGGGCGGGGCGGCACCGCCGTTGAATGTGTCGGCACTGGATTCTGCTCAGAAGGAGCTGCGGCGCAAGCTGCATGAGACGCTGCGCAAGATCGAGGATGATTTCTCGCGCCGCCATACTTTCAATACGGCCATCGCCGGTTGCATGGAGTTGCTCAACGCGCTCTACAAGTTCGACGACGCCAGCGACAATGGCCGTGCCGTGACCCAGGAAACCCTGGAGGTGCTGGTGCTGGTGCTGGCGCCGATCGTGCCGCACCTGTCGCATGTGCTCTGGAACGAGCTGGGCCACCCGGATGCGGTGATTGATGCGCAGTGGCCGCGGCACGACCCGGCGGCGCTGGTGGCAGACACGGTGAAACTGGTGGTACAGGTCAACGGCAAGCTGCGCGGGCATATCGAGGTGGCGGCCGATGCGACACAGGAGACGATTCTGGACGCGGCGCTGGCTGAGGAAAACGTGAAGAAGTTCGTCGGGGAGCAGACCCTGCGCAAGAAGATCGTGGTGCCGGGCAAGTTGGTGAGTCTGGTGGTTTGA
- a CDS encoding DUF1820 family protein yields MTKQRLYRVSFVQQGQVYELYARQISHGGLLGFVEVEQIVFGEKSSVVVDPTEERLKSEFENVERFYVPVHQIVRIDEVKSQGAARIKPVAGDSSKVTPFPMFTPGGGHQK; encoded by the coding sequence ATGACCAAGCAGCGTCTTTACCGAGTCAGCTTCGTGCAGCAGGGCCAGGTCTATGAGCTCTATGCCCGTCAGATCAGTCATGGTGGTCTGCTCGGCTTTGTCGAGGTCGAACAGATCGTATTCGGCGAAAAATCGAGTGTGGTCGTGGACCCGACCGAGGAACGGCTCAAGTCGGAATTCGAGAACGTGGAGCGCTTCTACGTGCCGGTGCACCAGATCGTGCGAATCGACGAGGTGAAGAGTCAGGGCGCCGCGCGCATCAAGCCGGTGGCCGGTGACTCATCGAAAGTGACGCCGTTTCCGATGTTCACGCCGGGAGGCGGTCATCAAAAGTAA